A portion of the Lolium rigidum isolate FL_2022 chromosome 1, APGP_CSIRO_Lrig_0.1, whole genome shotgun sequence genome contains these proteins:
- the LOC124683330 gene encoding probable 2-oxoglutarate-dependent dioxygenase SLC1, giving the protein MAIVGLTDAGDHHLPHHVKNRAVDDEAAAADYCLKGVRHLSDAGITRLPGRYVLPASDRPGASVCISSGGSARVKLPVVDLARLRVPTERAAVLSTIYTACRDYGFFQVVNHGVDSEAIAGMLDVAARFFELPFPERARHMSPDVRAPVRYGTSFNQANDAVLCWRDFLKLSCVPTVEDVVPSWPDSPADLREVAAAYAEASRMVFVEVVEAALEALGIGDGEDGVMEELATAGSQMMTVNCYPACPQPELTLGMPPHSDYGFFTLVLQDDVEGLQVMHDGEWFTVDPVPGSFVVNVGDHFEIYSNGRYKSVLHRVRVNSTRPRISVASFHSVGTERVVGPAAELVDEQRGGEARRYMDTDFATFLAYLASAEGKHKNFLQSRRLA; this is encoded by the exons ATGGCGATCGTTGGCTTGACGGATGCCGGCGACCACCACCTGCCTCACCATGTCAAAAACAGAGCCGTCGACGACGAAGCAGCCGCGGCCGACTACTGCCTCAAAGGCGTCAGGCACTTGTCCGATGCCGGCATTACCAGGCTTCCCGGCAGGTACGTCCTGCCGGCCTCCGACCGCCCCGGCGCCTCCGTCTGCATAAGCAGCGGCGGCAGCGCGAGGGTGAAGCTCCCCGTCGTGGACCtcgctcgtctccgcgtgcccacGGAGCGCGCCGCCGTGCTGTCGACGATCTACACCGCGTGCCGCGACTACGGCTTCTTCCAGGTGGTGAACCACGGCGTAGACTCCGAGGCCATCGCCGGGATGCTGGACGTGGCTGCGCGCTTCTTCGAGCTCCCCTTCCCGGAACGCGCGCGGCACATGTCGCCGGACGTGCGCGCGCCGGTGCGGTACGGCACGAGTTTCAACCAGGCCAACGACGCTGTCCTCTGCTGGCGTGACTTCCTCAAGCTCTCCTGCGTGCCGACGGTAGAGGACGTCGTGCCGTCGTGGCCCGACTCGCCGGCCGACCTCAGGGAGGTGGCGGCCGCGTACGCGGAGGCGAGCCGGATGGTGTTCGTGGAAGTCGTGGAGGCGGCGCTGGAGGCTTTGGGGATCGGAGATGGTGAAGATGGCGTGATGGAGGAGCTGGCCACGGCTGGGTCGCAGATGATGACGGTGAACTGCTACCCGGCGTGCCCGCAGCCGGAGCTCACGCTGGGGATGCCACCGCACTCTGACTATGGGTTCTTCACGCTTGTGCTCCAGGACGACGTGGAGGGGCTACAGGTCATGCACGACGGCGAGTGGTTCACCGTCGACCCCGTCCCGGGCTCCTTCGTCGTCAACGTCGGCGACCACTTCGAG ATATACAGCAACGGTCGGTATAAGAGCGTGCTTCACCGGGTGCGCGTGAACTCGACGCGGCCTCGCATCTCGGTGGCGTCGTTCCACAGCGTGGGGACGGAGCGGGTGGTCGGGCCGGCGGCGGAGCTCGTCGACGAGCAGCGTGGCGGCGAAGCGCGGCGGTACATGGACACCGACTTCGCCACCTTCCTCGCCTACCTCGCCTCCGCCGAGGGGAAGCACAAGAACTTCTTGCAGTCAAGGAGACTCGCCTGA